A DNA window from Spirochaetota bacterium contains the following coding sequences:
- a CDS encoding crotonase/enoyl-CoA hydratase family protein — protein MEYKKITAERRGHVLLMGLNRPDKMNAFDLDMYYELAAAYGELHRDPELRCGVLHAHGDHFTSGLELDKWAEVFMKSGIVIPEGSIDPLGSHEDARCAKPVVMAVTGRCYTIGFELLLAQDIRVAATTVRIALLEVKRGIYPVGGGTVRLFEEIGWGNAMRYLLTGDEINATEAYRLGLVQEVVEPPQVLERAVQIATEISKRAPLGVMAALRSARLARVEGPKAALARLIPDLQPIIKSEDAMEGVMSFMERREAVFKGK, from the coding sequence ATGGAATATAAAAAGATCACGGCCGAACGGCGCGGCCACGTCCTGCTCATGGGGCTTAACCGCCCGGACAAGATGAACGCCTTCGATCTCGACATGTATTACGAGCTCGCCGCCGCGTACGGCGAGTTGCACCGCGACCCGGAGCTTCGCTGCGGCGTGCTGCACGCGCACGGCGATCATTTCACCTCCGGGCTTGAGCTCGACAAGTGGGCCGAGGTGTTCATGAAGAGCGGGATCGTCATCCCCGAGGGATCGATCGATCCCCTGGGCAGCCACGAGGACGCCCGGTGCGCCAAGCCGGTGGTCATGGCCGTCACCGGGCGCTGCTACACAATAGGTTTCGAGCTTCTCCTCGCCCAGGACATTCGGGTGGCGGCGACCACCGTCCGCATCGCGCTCCTCGAGGTAAAGAGGGGCATCTATCCCGTGGGCGGGGGAACCGTGCGTCTGTTCGAGGAGATCGGCTGGGGTAACGCAATGCGCTATCTCCTGACCGGCGACGAGATCAACGCCACGGAGGCGTATCGGTTGGGGCTCGTGCAGGAAGTCGTCGAACCGCCGCAGGTATTGGAACGGGCGGTGCAGATAGCGACGGAGATTTCAAAGCGGGCACCGCTGGGCGTCATGGCGGCGCTCAGGTCGGCGCGGCTGGCGCGCGTCGAGGGGCCCAAGGCCGCGCTTGCACGGCTCATCCCCGACCTTCAGCCCATCATCAAAAGCGAGGACGCGATGGAGGGCGTGATGTCCTTCATGGAACGCCGGGAAGCGGTATTCAAAGGAAAATAA
- a CDS encoding acyl-CoA dehydrogenase: protein MATRFYSEKNLKFVLYDVHGIADLFKHERFAEYGVESTELILDTARDIAAAMMFPVFSEMDKKPPEYTGSTIKVHPSVSPFVRKMAEGGWINAIFPYDLGGQQMPLTLFNACMFIFAAANYSLSVYPGLTSGALNLIYSFASKELQESFAPPMVSGNWQGTMALTEPEAGSSLSDVRTMALPTDKGYYLIKGQKTFISAGDHDAAENIVHLMLARIKGAPAGVKGISLFIVPKHRKGEGGKLEFNDVSCAGCYHKMGYRGSPIAQLSMGESDDCRGYLVGEANRGLSYMFHMMNEARIHVGVGAAAIASAAYYASLEYARERLQGRSITEKDPVKPQVPIIEHADIRRMLLKQRAIVEGSLSLIVHSGKLVDLIQVSSGEEKTRLELLLEILTPIVKTYPSEMGIVSTSQAIQCLGGYGYSDEFPVEQYMRDARIHPIHEGTTGIQGMDLLGRKVTMKNGAAAQAFIGEINRTIDTAKKFSALSGFADELGRALSLWQGVTGILVQFALKGEIDRFLADAALFLELSGILCIGWQWLAQGIAIQELPAQKTAAYGAEFLGGKMYTLEYYFKYELPAVYGLEKILKESGSMTVAVKPAYFED, encoded by the coding sequence ATGGCAACCAGGTTCTACAGCGAGAAAAATTTAAAGTTCGTTCTCTACGACGTGCACGGGATCGCAGACCTCTTTAAGCACGAGCGCTTTGCAGAATACGGCGTGGAAAGCACGGAGTTGATACTCGATACCGCGAGGGATATCGCTGCGGCGATGATGTTCCCTGTTTTTTCCGAGATGGACAAGAAGCCCCCCGAATACACGGGCTCTACAATAAAAGTTCACCCTTCGGTGAGCCCGTTCGTGCGGAAGATGGCCGAGGGGGGGTGGATAAACGCGATCTTTCCGTACGACCTGGGCGGGCAGCAGATGCCGCTCACGCTCTTCAACGCCTGCATGTTCATATTCGCCGCGGCGAACTATTCGCTGAGCGTATACCCGGGACTCACCTCCGGGGCGCTCAACCTGATCTACAGCTTCGCATCGAAGGAACTCCAGGAATCGTTTGCCCCGCCCATGGTGTCGGGAAACTGGCAGGGCACGATGGCCCTCACGGAACCCGAGGCAGGAAGCTCGCTCTCCGACGTGCGTACCATGGCGCTTCCCACTGACAAGGGATACTACCTTATAAAGGGACAGAAAACCTTCATCTCCGCCGGGGACCACGACGCCGCGGAGAACATCGTGCACCTGATGCTCGCGCGCATCAAGGGCGCCCCCGCGGGCGTCAAGGGAATCTCGCTCTTCATCGTACCGAAGCATAGGAAGGGCGAAGGCGGAAAGCTTGAGTTCAACGACGTGAGCTGCGCGGGCTGTTACCACAAAATGGGATACCGCGGCTCCCCCATCGCGCAGCTTTCCATGGGAGAGAGCGACGACTGCAGGGGCTACCTGGTGGGCGAAGCCAACCGGGGCCTTTCCTACATGTTTCACATGATGAACGAGGCGCGTATTCATGTGGGAGTGGGAGCCGCGGCCATCGCGAGCGCAGCCTATTATGCCTCCCTCGAGTATGCGCGCGAGCGACTCCAGGGAAGGTCCATCACCGAGAAGGACCCCGTGAAACCCCAGGTGCCCATTATCGAGCATGCCGACATCCGGCGTATGCTGCTGAAACAGCGGGCCATCGTTGAGGGATCCCTCTCGCTGATTGTGCACTCGGGCAAGCTCGTCGACCTGATACAGGTTTCCTCCGGTGAAGAGAAGACACGGCTGGAGCTCCTGCTCGAAATACTCACCCCGATCGTGAAAACCTACCCGTCCGAGATGGGCATAGTTTCAACGAGCCAGGCGATCCAGTGCCTGGGGGGTTACGGCTATTCGGACGAGTTTCCCGTGGAACAGTACATGCGCGACGCGCGCATCCACCCTATCCACGAGGGTACGACGGGCATCCAGGGCATGGACCTCCTGGGACGCAAGGTCACTATGAAAAACGGCGCGGCTGCGCAGGCGTTTATCGGAGAAATCAACCGCACGATCGACACAGCAAAGAAGTTTAGTGCGCTTTCCGGTTTCGCCGACGAGCTCGGACGCGCGCTCTCGCTGTGGCAGGGGGTGACCGGAATTCTTGTTCAATTTGCGCTTAAAGGCGAGATTGACAGGTTCCTTGCCGATGCGGCGCTTTTCCTGGAGCTTTCCGGGATCCTGTGCATTGGATGGCAATGGCTGGCGCAGGGGATCGCGATACAGGAGCTTCCCGCACAAAAGACGGCGGCGTATGGCGCGGAATTCCTGGGAGGCAAGATGTATACCCTCGAGTATTACTTTAAGTATGAGCTCCCCGCGGTGTACGGGCTCGAAAAAATCCTGAAGGAATCGGGAAGCATGACGGTTGCGGTGAAGCCGGCCTATTTTGAGGATTGA
- a CDS encoding TetR/AcrR family transcriptional regulator — protein sequence MNYDEFKTEVLSSAEDVYRQYYRAHRQRIKIKKEDLAVKNYMMLTNTALKLSAEKGFQAMTMRDLAREAGMSMGALYYYFSGKNEILERIHDQGHKFVLEILLKYISLASGPAEKLRTAIRTHLYLSELMRLWFYFFFMETKHLGKKHRQTPMESELWTEGLYVDLLEEGRRAGVYAFDDPDLIGASIKSLLQDWYLKRWKYVQRGVTVEKYTDFVISLIEAYVTA from the coding sequence ATGAATTATGATGAATTCAAAACCGAGGTACTGTCCTCGGCGGAAGACGTGTACCGGCAGTATTACCGCGCACATCGGCAGCGCATAAAAATTAAGAAGGAAGACCTTGCGGTAAAAAATTATATGATGCTCACCAATACCGCCCTGAAACTCTCCGCCGAGAAGGGATTCCAGGCCATGACCATGCGCGACCTGGCGCGCGAGGCCGGCATGAGCATGGGAGCGCTCTATTACTATTTTTCCGGCAAGAACGAGATCCTTGAACGCATTCATGACCAGGGTCACAAGTTCGTCCTGGAAATACTTTTAAAATACATCTCCCTCGCGTCCGGACCGGCGGAAAAACTAAGAACGGCGATCCGGACCCACCTGTACCTGAGCGAGCTCATGAGGCTGTGGTTCTATTTTTTTTTCATGGAGACGAAACACCTGGGGAAAAAGCACCGTCAAACTCCCATGGAGAGCGAGCTGTGGACCGAGGGGCTTTACGTGGACCTGCTCGAAGAGGGCAGGCGCGCGGGCGTCTACGCGTTCGATGATCCCGATCTTATCGGCGCGTCGATCAAGTCGCTGCTTCAAGACTGGTACCTGAAGCGCTGGAAATACGTGCAGCGCGGCGTGACGGTCGAGAAGTATACGGATTTCGTGATTTCGCTCATCGAGGCATATGTGACGGCGTGA